In Lacrimispora indolis DSM 755, a genomic segment contains:
- the rimP gene encoding ribosome maturation factor RimP, with protein MAKREEYEAKTESFLLPLMEENNFELVDVEYVKEAGSWYLRAYIDKEGGITVDDCEIISRRLGDWLDEKDFIADSYILEVSSPGLGRPLKKDKDFIRSIGKEVDIKLYKPLNKQKDFTGTLTSYDRETVTITQEDGIELVLNRPEIALIRLAFDF; from the coding sequence ATGGCAAAGAGAGAAGAGTATGAGGCAAAGACGGAAAGCTTTTTGCTGCCCCTTATGGAAGAAAATAATTTTGAACTGGTTGACGTAGAGTACGTAAAAGAGGCAGGAAGCTGGTATCTGCGTGCTTATATAGATAAAGAAGGCGGCATTACGGTAGATGATTGCGAGATCATAAGCCGCAGGCTGGGAGACTGGCTGGATGAAAAGGACTTTATTGCGGACAGTTATATTCTGGAAGTCAGTTCTCCGGGGCTTGGAAGACCGCTTAAAAAGGATAAGGATTTTATAAGAAGCATCGGAAAAGAAGTGGATATTAAGTTATATAAGCCTTTAAACAAACAGAAGGATTTTACAGGAACGCTTACATCCTATGACAGGGAAACTGTGACCATTACCCAGGAAGACGGAATAGAGCTTGTGTTGAACCGCCCGGAAATCGCTTTGATCCGGCTGGCATTTGATTTCTAA
- the nusA gene encoding transcription termination factor NusA: MNKELLEALNILEKENNISKDTLLEAIENSLLTACKNHFGKADNVKVTINRETCDFNVFAEKEVVETVEDPLLQISLAEAKMADPKYDIGDVIHCPIDSKKFGRIATQNAKNVILQKIREEGRKSLFNDWYCQEREVVTGIVQRYLGRNVSINLGKVDAILNETEMVKGEVFKATERIKVFVLEVKDTPKGPRISVSRTHPDLVKRLFESEVAEVKDGTVEIKAIAREAGSRTKIAVKSNDSNVDPVGACVGLNGARVNSIVNELRGEKIDIINWDENPAYLIENALSPAKVICVVADEESKEAQVIVPDYQLSLAIGKEGQNARLAARLTGYKIDIKSETQARELGLFEELGLDYQEAGTGYESYGNEYQNDYREEEPAGDYQE, translated from the coding sequence ATGAATAAGGAACTGTTAGAAGCACTGAATATTCTGGAAAAGGAGAATAATATCAGTAAGGACACCCTGTTAGAGGCAATCGAAAATTCTCTCCTTACGGCGTGCAAGAACCACTTCGGGAAAGCGGATAATGTCAAGGTCACCATCAATCGTGAAACCTGTGATTTCAATGTATTTGCGGAAAAAGAAGTGGTGGAAACAGTTGAAGATCCCCTGCTGCAGATCAGTCTGGCAGAGGCAAAGATGGCAGATCCGAAGTACGACATCGGTGATGTGATCCACTGCCCGATTGACTCCAAAAAGTTTGGAAGAATTGCGACACAGAATGCAAAGAATGTAATTTTGCAGAAGATTCGCGAGGAAGGCAGAAAATCTCTTTTTAATGACTGGTATTGCCAGGAAAGGGAAGTTGTCACAGGAATTGTACAGAGGTATTTAGGAAGAAATGTAAGCATTAATTTAGGCAAGGTAGATGCGATCCTAAACGAAACAGAGATGGTAAAAGGAGAGGTATTTAAGGCCACGGAGAGAATTAAGGTTTTTGTTCTGGAAGTAAAGGATACTCCAAAAGGCCCGAGAATTTCCGTATCCAGAACTCATCCGGATCTTGTAAAGCGTCTGTTTGAATCAGAGGTCGCAGAGGTAAAGGACGGAACCGTAGAGATCAAGGCAATCGCAAGAGAAGCAGGATCCAGAACAAAGATTGCAGTAAAATCCAATGACTCCAACGTGGATCCGGTGGGCGCATGCGTAGGTTTAAACGGCGCAAGGGTCAATTCCATCGTGAATGAATTAAGAGGAGAAAAGATCGATATTATCAACTGGGATGAAAATCCGGCTTATCTGATCGAAAATGCATTAAGTCCGGCAAAAGTCATCTGCGTTGTTGCAGACGAAGAATCAAAGGAAGCCCAGGTCATTGTTCCTGATTACCAGCTGTCACTGGCCATCGGAAAAGAAGGGCAGAATGCAAGACTTGCAGCACGGCTTACAGGTTATAAGATTGATATTAAGAGTGAGACGCAGGCAAGAGAACTTGGTCTGTTTGAAGAACTTGGGCTTGATTATCAGGAGGCAGGGACCGGGTATGAAAGTTATGGCAATGAATACCAGAATGACTACCGGGAAGAAGAACCGGCCGGTGATTATCAGGAATAA
- the rnpM gene encoding RNase P modulator RnpM, with protein sequence MSTKKIPLRQCIGCGEMKNKKEMIRILKTSEDEILLDATGRKNGRGAYICPSLECFKKAVKSKGLERSFKMTIPKEVYEALEKEMEQFG encoded by the coding sequence GTGAGTACAAAGAAAATACCGCTCAGACAGTGCATCGGCTGTGGTGAGATGAAAAATAAAAAAGAGATGATTCGTATTCTGAAGACCTCAGAGGATGAGATCCTTCTTGATGCAACCGGACGAAAAAACGGTCGCGGAGCTTATATCTGTCCTTCCCTGGAATGTTTTAAGAAGGCAGTGAAAAGCAAGGGGCTTGAACGTTCCTTCAAGATGACGATTCCGAAAGAAGTATACGAAGCATTGGAAAAGGAGATGGAGCAGTTTGGATAA
- the infB gene encoding translation initiation factor IF-2, whose translation MRVYDLAKELGKDSSKEILDILEKHNINLKSSSNITDEQASIVKKEVGGHGRGSAPAHSEAPAGDESDAPKKKIAAVFRPQNAQMKPQGQRPQQQRGRDGSSFQGSGQNGAPRNRQVTEQSLSGNPEQSREMNAGNREDARPQGQEGYQGNRDNQGNRPQGGYQGNRDGRPQGQGGYQGNRDGRPQGQGGYQGNRDGRPQGQGGYQGNRDGRPQGQGGYQGNRDGRPQGQGGYQGNRDGRPQGQGGYQGNRPQGQGGYQGNRDGRPQGQGGYQGNRPQGQGGYQGNRDGRPQGQGGYQGNRPQGQGGYQGNRDGRPQGQGGYQGNRPQGQGGYQGNRPQGQGGYQGNRPQGQGGYQGNRPQGQGGYQGNRDSRDGDNRGARPQGPRTGRDAAGKTGSFDTPIQAKPTSNRATKNAYKNDRFDKRDKDDEAKKRAQAKGGKPLKVPVQPPMHVEPKVEEIKTITIPEVLTIKELAEKMKLQPSVIVKKLFLQGKIVTLNTEIDYDQAEEIAMGYDVLCEKEIKVDVIEELLKEAEENEADMVSRPPVVCVMGHVDHGKTSLLDAIRQTNVTSREAGGITQHIGAYTVEVNGEKITFLDTPGHEAFTAMRMRGAQSTDIAILVVAADDGVMPQTVEAINHAKAAEVEIIVAINKIDKPSANIDKVKQELSEYELIPEDWGGSTVFVPVSAHTKEGIKELLEMILLTAEVKELKANPDRRARGLIIEAELDKGKGPVATVLVQKGTLHVGDTVAAGSCYGKVRAMMDDKGRRVKEAGPSTPVEILGLNDVPNAGEVLVGTDHEKEARSFAETFISEGKNKLLEDTKAKLSLDDLFSQIKAGNIKELPIIVKADVQGSVEAVKQSLVKLSNEEVMVKVIHGGVGAINESDVSLASASNAIIIGFNVRPDVTAKSIADREKVDMRLYKVIYQAIEDVEAAMKGMLDPVFEEKIIGHAIVRQTFTASGVGTIAGSYVMDGKFQRGCSVRITRAGEKIYEGPLASLKRFKDDVKEVATGYECGLVFEKFNDIKEDDMIEAYAMVEVPR comes from the coding sequence ATGAGAGTATATGATCTGGCAAAAGAACTGGGAAAGGACAGTAGTAAGGAAATATTGGATATCTTGGAAAAGCATAATATAAATTTAAAAAGTTCTTCTAACATTACGGATGAACAGGCATCAATTGTGAAAAAAGAAGTGGGTGGTCACGGCCGGGGAAGTGCGCCGGCACATTCCGAGGCTCCGGCAGGAGATGAGTCTGATGCGCCTAAGAAAAAGATTGCAGCGGTATTCAGGCCGCAGAATGCGCAGATGAAACCTCAGGGACAGCGTCCCCAGCAGCAGAGGGGAAGAGACGGAAGTTCTTTTCAGGGCTCCGGACAAAACGGGGCACCAAGAAATCGTCAGGTGACGGAGCAGTCTTTGTCAGGAAATCCTGAACAGTCAAGAGAAATGAATGCAGGAAACAGAGAGGATGCCAGACCCCAGGGCCAGGAAGGTTATCAGGGCAACCGTGATAACCAGGGAAACAGACCTCAGGGAGGCTACCAGGGCAACCGTGACGGAAGACCTCAGGGCCAGGGAGGCTATCAGGGCAACCGTGACGGAAGGCCCCAGGGCCAGGGAGGCTACCAGGGCAACCGTGACGGAAGACCTCAGGGCCAGGGAGGCTACCAGGGCAACCGTGACGGAAGACCCCAGGGCCAGGGCGGCTATCAGGGTAACCGTGACGGAAGACCCCAGGGTCAGGGAGGCTACCAGGGCAACCGTGACGGAAGACCCCAGGGTCAGGGCGGTTACCAGGGCAACAGGCCCCAGGGTCAGGGAGGCTATCAGGGCAACCGTGACGGAAGACCCCAGGGTCAGGGCGGTTACCAGGGCAACAGGCCCCAGGGTCAGGGAGGCTATCAGGGCAACCGTGACGGAAGACCTCAAGGTCAGGGAGGCTACCAGGGCAACAGGCCCCAGGGTCAGGGAGGCTATCAGGGCAACCGTGACGGAAGACCTCAAGGTCAGGGAGGCTATCAGGGCAACAGGCCCCAGGGTCAGGGAGGCTATCAGGGCAACCGGCCACAAGGCCAGGGAGGCTATCAGGGCAACCGGCCACAAGGCCAGGGAGGCTACCAGGGTAACAGGCCCCAGGGCCAGGGCGGCTATCAGGGCAACCGTGACAGCCGTGACGGAGATAACCGCGGAGCAAGACCACAGGGACCACGTACAGGCAGAGATGCTGCGGGGAAGACAGGTTCCTTTGATACTCCTATTCAGGCAAAGCCTACCAGCAACAGAGCTACTAAGAATGCTTATAAAAACGACAGATTCGATAAGAGAGATAAAGATGACGAGGCAAAGAAAAGAGCACAGGCCAAAGGCGGAAAGCCGTTAAAGGTTCCGGTTCAGCCTCCGATGCATGTAGAACCTAAGGTAGAAGAGATAAAAACCATAACCATTCCGGAGGTTCTGACGATCAAGGAGCTGGCTGAGAAGATGAAGCTTCAGCCGTCCGTTATCGTAAAGAAACTGTTCTTACAGGGCAAAATCGTTACCCTTAATACGGAAATCGATTATGATCAGGCAGAAGAGATCGCCATGGGATATGATGTTCTCTGCGAAAAGGAAATAAAAGTAGATGTCATTGAAGAACTGCTGAAAGAGGCAGAAGAAAATGAGGCAGATATGGTTTCCAGACCGCCGGTAGTCTGCGTCATGGGCCATGTTGACCACGGTAAAACCTCATTGCTTGACGCTATCCGCCAGACCAATGTAACATCCAGAGAGGCAGGCGGGATCACACAGCATATCGGTGCTTATACGGTTGAGGTAAATGGAGAGAAGATCACATTTTTGGATACTCCGGGACACGAAGCCTTTACAGCTATGCGTATGAGAGGCGCTCAGTCTACTGATATCGCTATTCTTGTGGTAGCAGCTGATGACGGTGTAATGCCTCAGACTGTGGAAGCTATCAACCATGCAAAGGCAGCCGAGGTGGAGATCATCGTTGCAATTAATAAGATCGATAAGCCAAGTGCCAATATTGACAAAGTGAAGCAGGAATTATCCGAATACGAGCTGATTCCTGAGGACTGGGGCGGAAGCACCGTTTTTGTTCCGGTTTCCGCTCATACAAAAGAAGGAATTAAAGAGCTTCTGGAAATGATCCTTCTCACCGCAGAAGTAAAGGAATTAAAAGCAAATCCGGACCGGCGGGCAAGAGGTCTGATCATCGAGGCTGAGCTTGATAAGGGCAAAGGCCCGGTTGCTACCGTGCTGGTACAGAAGGGAACCCTTCATGTGGGAGATACGGTTGCTGCTGGTTCCTGCTACGGAAAAGTCCGCGCCATGATGGATGACAAGGGCCGCAGGGTAAAAGAGGCAGGTCCATCCACGCCGGTTGAGATTTTAGGGCTTAACGATGTTCCAAATGCTGGGGAAGTCCTGGTTGGAACCGATCATGAGAAAGAAGCAAGAAGCTTTGCTGAAACATTTATTTCCGAAGGAAAGAATAAATTACTGGAAGATACAAAGGCTAAGTTATCACTGGATGATTTATTCAGTCAGATCAAGGCCGGCAACATCAAGGAACTTCCGATCATCGTGAAGGCAGATGTACAGGGCTCCGTGGAAGCGGTAAAACAGAGTCTTGTGAAGCTGTCCAATGAAGAGGTTATGGTAAAGGTGATCCATGGAGGCGTAGGTGCCATCAATGAGTCCGACGTTTCCCTGGCTTCTGCGTCAAATGCCATTATCATCGGCTTTAACGTAAGGCCGGATGTGACGGCAAAATCCATAGCTGACCGGGAGAAGGTAGATATGAGGCTTTACAAGGTGATCTATCAGGCCATTGAGGATGTGGAAGCGGCCATGAAGGGTATGCTTGATCCTGTGTTTGAAGAAAAGATCATCGGCCATGCGATCGTGCGCCAGACCTTTACGGCCTCCGGCGTAGGTACCATCGCAGGTTCCTATGTAATGGATGGCAAGTTCCAGAGAGGCTGCAGTGTCCGCATCACACGTGCAGGTGAAAAGATCTACGAAGGTCCTCTGGCTTCTTTGAAGAGATTTAAGGATGATGTAAAGGAAGTTGCCACAGGCTATGAGTGCGGTCTTGTATTTGAGAAGTTTAATGATATCAAGGAAGATGATATGATCGAGGCTTATGCCATGGTGGAGGTTCCCCGCTAG
- the rbfA gene encoding 30S ribosome-binding factor RbfA, with translation MRKNSIKNTRINMEVQRELSEIIRLEIKDPRIHPMTTVVSAQVTPDLKYCKAFISILGDEEAGKATIEGLKSAEGYIRRELARRVNLRNTPEIKFILDQSIEYGVNMSRLIDEVTKDIRE, from the coding sequence ATGCGTAAAAACAGTATAAAGAATACCAGAATTAATATGGAGGTCCAGAGGGAGTTAAGTGAGATCATCCGTCTGGAAATCAAAGACCCTAGAATTCATCCAATGACCACCGTGGTTTCCGCCCAGGTAACCCCGGACTTAAAATACTGCAAAGCATTTATCAGTATTTTGGGAGATGAGGAAGCCGGAAAGGCTACCATCGAAGGATTAAAGAGTGCAGAAGGCTATATCCGCCGTGAACTGGCCAGGAGAGTGAACCTTCGCAACACACCGGAAATCAAATTTATTCTGGACCAGTCCATTGAATATGGAGTAAATATGTCCAGATTAATCGATGAGGTAACAAAAGATATCAGAGAATAG
- a CDS encoding DHH family phosphoesterase, with translation MSFFDAMLEDVKTVAIIGHVRPDGDCVGSCLAAYNYLEEHHPEVDAVVYLEIPPSKFNYLRNFDRIVSDFSEDKEYDLCLCLDSSDTLRFGETLKFLTTAKKSLCVDHHVTNLKYAKENIVQDDASSTCEVLYGLLDENRISREVAECIYTGIIHDTGVFKYDCTSRKTMEIAGKLMEKGIDFPKIIDDSFYRKTYIQNQILGRALLESITFHGGQCIFSAISKKDMDFYGVTGADMDGVIDHLRITEGVVCAIFMYEVSCREYKVSLRSTTDLDVSKIAVYFGGGGHKKAAGCTMTGSVHDVINNLSNQIVKQLD, from the coding sequence GTGAGTTTTTTTGACGCAATGCTTGAAGATGTAAAAACAGTAGCAATCATTGGCCATGTCCGCCCGGATGGGGACTGTGTTGGTTCCTGTCTGGCGGCATACAACTACTTAGAAGAACATCACCCGGAAGTGGATGCTGTGGTTTATCTTGAGATTCCTCCTTCAAAGTTTAATTATCTAAGGAATTTTGACCGCATTGTCAGCGACTTTTCAGAGGATAAGGAATACGACCTCTGCCTTTGCCTTGACAGCAGCGATACACTCCGGTTCGGAGAGACATTAAAGTTCTTAACTACCGCAAAAAAGAGCCTCTGCGTGGATCATCACGTTACCAATTTAAAATATGCAAAAGAAAATATCGTACAGGATGACGCCAGTTCTACCTGCGAGGTGCTTTACGGCCTTTTGGATGAAAACAGGATCAGCAGGGAAGTGGCGGAGTGCATTTATACCGGTATAATCCATGATACTGGAGTGTTTAAATATGACTGCACTTCAAGGAAAACCATGGAGATTGCAGGGAAGCTGATGGAAAAAGGAATCGATTTTCCAAAGATCATCGATGACAGCTTCTACCGGAAAACCTATATTCAGAACCAGATTCTGGGCAGGGCTTTATTGGAAAGCATAACCTTTCATGGCGGCCAGTGCATTTTCAGCGCTATCAGCAAAAAGGATATGGATTTTTACGGCGTCACCGGTGCGGATATGGATGGAGTCATCGATCATCTCCGGATCACAGAGGGTGTGGTATGCGCCATATTCATGTATGAAGTCTCCTGCAGGGAGTATAAGGTCAGCCTTCGCTCCACTACGGATCTTGATGTGAGTAAAATTGCCGTTTATTTCGGCGGCGGCGGTCATAAAAAGGCGGCCGGCTGTACCATGACAGGAAGCGTTCATGACGTGATTAACAATCTGTCCAATCAGATTGTAAAACAGCTTGATTAG
- the truB gene encoding tRNA pseudouridine(55) synthase TruB, which translates to MADGIINVYKEKGYTSHDVVAKMRGILKQKKIGHTGTLDPMAEGVLPVCLGKATRLCDMLTDKTKTYEAVLLLGRETDTQDTTGKVLAEYPVQVKEDQVREAVLSFLGHYDQIPPMYSALKVDGKKLYELARAGKEVERKARPVEILEIHVDRIELPRVTMTVTCSKGTYIRTLCYDIGRKLGCGGCMESLLRTKVSGFCLEDSLTLSRIQELRDEGTLEDHILAVDKVFSEYPAIWMKPDFDKLVHNGNSFCRNQAEGDSHLPDGPVRVYDSKDRFIGVYGPDREKNLLKPQKVFLGGTP; encoded by the coding sequence ATGGCAGACGGTATCATCAATGTATACAAAGAAAAAGGATATACCTCTCATGACGTTGTGGCGAAAATGAGAGGTATTTTAAAGCAGAAAAAGATTGGCCATACAGGGACGCTGGACCCTATGGCAGAGGGAGTACTTCCCGTATGCCTGGGAAAGGCCACCAGGCTTTGCGATATGTTGACGGATAAGACCAAAACCTATGAAGCGGTCCTGCTTTTGGGCAGGGAAACCGATACCCAGGATACTACGGGAAAGGTTTTGGCGGAATATCCGGTCCAAGTAAAGGAAGATCAGGTAAGGGAAGCCGTACTCAGCTTTCTGGGCCATTACGATCAGATCCCCCCCATGTACTCTGCCTTAAAGGTGGATGGAAAAAAGCTTTATGAGCTGGCAAGGGCAGGAAAAGAAGTAGAGCGGAAGGCCAGGCCTGTGGAAATCCTGGAGATCCACGTGGACAGGATCGAACTTCCCCGGGTTACCATGACAGTGACCTGCTCCAAGGGAACTTATATCCGCACACTTTGCTATGACATCGGACGAAAGCTTGGCTGCGGAGGGTGCATGGAATCCCTGCTCCGCACGAAAGTCTCCGGGTTTTGTTTAGAGGACAGCCTGACCCTTTCCCGGATCCAGGAGCTTCGGGATGAGGGGACTCTGGAAGATCACATTCTTGCCGTGGACAAGGTATTCTCAGAATACCCGGCCATTTGGATGAAGCCGGATTTTGACAAGCTGGTGCACAATGGAAATTCCTTTTGCAGAAACCAGGCAGAGGGAGATTCCCATCTTCCTGACGGACCTGTAAGGGTATATGACAGCAAGGACCGTTTTATCGGGGTTTACGGGCCGGACAGGGAGAAAAATCTTCTTAAGCCTCAGAAGGTATTTCTGGGAGGAACGCCTTAA
- the ribF gene encoding riboflavin biosynthesis protein RibF, translating into MEYITGTREFQIQEPAVVTLGKFDGRHRGHQKLLKLMGEIKKEKGLKTAVLTFDMSPSTFVTGGSQKVITTNLERKNNLEKIGIDYLVEYPFTEETAHMEPEEFVKQVLAGQMNARIIVVGTDCSFGYRGAGNADSLLQWKDRYGYELIVIPKERADHRDISSTYIREQLDAGNMEKANQLLGEPYAIHGTVVHGNHIGGAVLGFPTANIIPPPEKHLPVFGVYVSRVYVDGTYYGGITNIGRKPTVEGISPIGAETFIYGINEDIYGKTIEVQLLHFIRPERKFEGLEQLKKQIGMDREYGMRYLKALSDQQITHL; encoded by the coding sequence ATGGAATATATAACTGGAACCAGGGAATTTCAGATCCAGGAGCCTGCGGTCGTGACCCTGGGGAAATTTGACGGACGCCACAGAGGCCACCAGAAGCTGTTAAAGCTGATGGGAGAGATAAAGAAAGAAAAGGGTCTTAAGACTGCTGTCCTGACCTTTGACATGTCCCCCAGCACCTTTGTAACGGGAGGCTCCCAAAAGGTCATCACCACCAATCTGGAGAGAAAGAATAATCTGGAAAAGATCGGAATCGATTATCTTGTAGAATATCCTTTTACAGAGGAAACCGCCCATATGGAGCCGGAGGAATTCGTAAAGCAGGTCCTGGCAGGCCAGATGAATGCCAGGATCATTGTCGTTGGCACGGACTGCTCCTTTGGGTACCGTGGAGCAGGAAATGCGGACAGCCTTTTACAGTGGAAAGACCGGTATGGATATGAACTGATCGTCATTCCTAAAGAGCGGGCCGATCACCGGGATATCAGCAGTACCTATATCAGAGAACAGCTGGATGCCGGAAATATGGAAAAGGCAAACCAGCTTTTGGGAGAGCCCTATGCCATACATGGGACCGTTGTCCATGGCAACCACATTGGAGGGGCTGTCCTTGGATTCCCAACTGCCAACATCATACCTCCGCCGGAGAAGCACCTTCCCGTATTCGGCGTGTATGTGTCCAGGGTATATGTGGATGGTACTTATTATGGAGGTATTACCAATATCGGAAGAAAGCCTACGGTAGAGGGAATTTCTCCAATTGGAGCAGAAACCTTTATTTATGGTATAAATGAGGATATTTATGGAAAGACTATAGAAGTACAGCTTTTGCATTTCATCCGTCCCGAACGGAAGTTTGAAGGGCTGGAGCAATTAAAGAAACAGATCGGAATGGACCGGGAATACGGGATGCGGTATTTGAAGGCCCTTTCAGATCAGCAGATCACTCATTTGTAA
- a CDS encoding C40 family peptidase, producing MTDKAWKVLGFAIACGSAVWIGTADVQAAKSDSSPKTGSPVAGISVYMDQYQESMDREGAEGSADLTQEKVRYGTFNSIFQNLGVSVVEDSLNIRKEPKNDAEIVGKLKNHAGSSVLSEENGWYKIKSGQVTGYVYGKYLATGQEARAIAYYDMKLMLRVDTETLRIRSKPNTDSEILGRVHEGETYPFISHSKGWAKIQYKGQTAYAYAPENATVAYTIPEAEKSSDLRSRVVNYAVGFVGNPYRWGGTNPNTGADCSGFIQYVMEHAAGVHLDRTSRQQAEEGEVIPAASMEPGDLLFYASGRQIDHVAMYIGKGQIVHAANRRSGIKISSWNYRKPVTIRRVIP from the coding sequence ATGACTGACAAAGCATGGAAGGTACTGGGCTTTGCTATTGCATGCGGAAGTGCCGTATGGATAGGAACAGCAGATGTACAGGCCGCTAAATCAGATTCTTCTCCTAAAACCGGTTCGCCAGTAGCGGGAATTTCGGTTTACATGGATCAATATCAGGAATCCATGGATCGGGAGGGAGCAGAAGGGTCGGCAGATCTTACGCAGGAAAAAGTGAGGTATGGAACCTTCAACTCAATCTTTCAGAATCTTGGGGTGAGTGTTGTGGAGGATTCCTTAAACATCAGGAAAGAACCAAAGAACGATGCGGAAATCGTAGGGAAATTAAAAAACCACGCCGGCAGCAGCGTGCTGTCAGAAGAAAATGGCTGGTATAAAATAAAGTCAGGGCAGGTAACCGGGTATGTGTACGGAAAATATCTGGCCACCGGACAAGAGGCCAGAGCAATTGCCTATTATGACATGAAGCTGATGCTCCGGGTAGATACTGAGACCCTTCGGATCCGCAGCAAACCGAATACGGATTCTGAAATACTGGGCAGGGTTCACGAGGGTGAAACATACCCTTTCATTTCCCACAGCAAAGGATGGGCAAAGATCCAATACAAGGGTCAGACAGCCTATGCCTATGCTCCGGAAAATGCCACGGTCGCATACACCATACCTGAAGCGGAGAAAAGCAGTGACCTCCGCAGCAGGGTTGTGAACTATGCGGTCGGATTTGTGGGGAACCCATACCGGTGGGGCGGCACCAATCCCAATACAGGGGCGGACTGCTCCGGTTTCATCCAGTATGTGATGGAACATGCCGCTGGAGTTCATTTAGACCGCACCTCCAGGCAGCAGGCCGAAGAGGGCGAGGTCATACCAGCTGCCAGCATGGAGCCGGGCGACTTGCTGTTCTATGCAAGCGGAAGGCAAATCGACCATGTGGCCATGTATATTGGCAAAGGACAGATCGTCCATGCGGCAAACCGACGGAGCGGGATCAAAATCTCCTCCTGGAATTACAGGAAGCCAGTCACCATACGACGGGTGATCCCGTGA
- a CDS encoding ABC transporter ATP-binding protein, which translates to MLKIDNLRVNYGGIEAVKGISFEVPDKSIVTLIGANGAGKSTTLKSIVGLVRPSAGSSITLDGEELIGKDTPDIISKGIALVPEGRRVFPDMTVIENIKIGAYLRNDDLKENIDWVYDLFPRLKERSWQLAGTLSGGEQQMLAVARALMSQPKILMMDEPSLGLAPLIVKDIFSIIREINKKGVTVLLIEQNANMALHTADIGYVLETGRITMSGSGDKLLADESVKAAYLGKKKK; encoded by the coding sequence ATGCTGAAGATTGATAATTTGCGAGTGAATTACGGCGGAATTGAGGCCGTTAAGGGAATTTCCTTTGAAGTGCCGGATAAGAGCATTGTGACCCTGATTGGGGCCAATGGCGCCGGAAAAAGCACCACCCTAAAGTCCATCGTTGGGCTGGTAAGGCCATCGGCAGGAAGCAGCATCACCCTGGATGGGGAAGAATTGATCGGCAAGGATACGCCTGATATCATATCAAAAGGAATTGCCCTGGTGCCGGAAGGCCGCCGTGTATTTCCGGATATGACTGTTATTGAAAATATCAAGATCGGGGCTTATTTAAGAAATGACGATCTTAAGGAGAATATAGACTGGGTCTATGATCTGTTCCCCCGGCTGAAGGAAAGAAGCTGGCAGCTTGCCGGTACCCTTTCAGGAGGCGAGCAGCAGATGCTGGCAGTTGCCAGAGCTCTTATGAGCCAGCCAAAGATCCTTATGATGGATGAACCTTCCCTGGGGCTTGCTCCTCTGATCGTAAAGGATATTTTCTCTATTATCCGGGAGATCAACAAAAAAGGGGTAACCGTTCTACTCATTGAGCAGAACGCCAACATGGCCCTTCATACGGCTGATATCGGCTATGTGCTGGAAACCGGCAGGATCACCATGTCAGGCTCAGGAGATAAGCTGCTGGCAGACGAGTCAGTAAAAGCTGCTTATCTTGGAAAAAAGAAAAAATAA